In Neomonachus schauinslandi chromosome 8, ASM220157v2, whole genome shotgun sequence, the genomic stretch TATACAAATAGAAAGACCATGCTTGATTGAGGACAACAGAAGTTCACTAAATTTAGATGCACGATTTATTTGAGAAGTTCTTAAGCCTCATcctcgccctcctcctcctcgaaCTCCCCCTGTTCGTCGGCCGTGGCGTCCTGGTACTGCTGGTACTCGGACACCAGGTCGTTCATGTTGCTCTCGGCCTCGGTGAACTCCATCTCATCCATGCCCTCGCCCGTGTACCAGTGGAGGAAGGCCTTGCGCCGGAACATGGCCGTGAACTGCTCCGAGATGCGCTTGAACAGCTCCTGGATGGCCGTGCTGTTGCCGATGAAGGTGGCCGACATCTTGAGGCCGCGCGGCGGGATGTCGCACACGGCCGTCTTGACGTTGTTGGGGATCCACTCGACGAAGTAGCTGCTGTTCTTGTTCTGCACGTTGAGCATCTGCTCGTCCACCTCCTTCATGGACATGCGGCCGCGGAAGATGGCGGCCACGGTCAGGTAGCGGCCGTGGCGCGGGTCGCAGGCGGCCATCATGTTCTTGGAGTCGAACATCTGCTGCGTGAGCTCGGGCACGGTGAGCGCGCGGTACTGCTGGCTGCCGCGGCTGGTGAGCGGCGCGAAGCCAGGCATGAAGAAGTGCAGGCGCGGGAAGGGCACCATGTTCACGGCCAGCTTGCGCAGGTCGGCGTTCAG encodes the following:
- the TUBB2A gene encoding tubulin beta-2A chain isoform X6, producing the protein MREIVHIQAGQRAILVDLEPGTMDSVRSGPFGQIFRPDNFVFGQSGAGNNWAKGHYTEGAELVDSVLDVVRKESESCDCLQGFQLTHSLGGGTGSGMGTLLISKIREEYPDRIMNTFSVMPSPKVSDTVVEPYNATLSVHQLVENTDETYSIDNEALYDICFRTLKLTTPTYGDLNHLVSATMSGVTTCLRFPGQLNADLRKLAVNMVPFPRLHFFMPGFAPLTSRGSQQYRALTVPELTQQMFDSKNMMAACDPRHGRYLTVAAIFRGRMSMKEVDEQMLNVQNKNSSYFVEWIPNNVKTAVCDIPPRGLKMSATFIGNSTAIQELFKRISEQFTAMFRRKAFLHWYTGEGMDEMEFTEAESNMNDLVSEYQQYQDATADEQGEFEEEEGEDEA
- the TUBB2A gene encoding tubulin beta-2A chain isoform X5 — encoded protein: MREIVHIQAGQCNKYVPRAILVDLEPGTMDSVRSGPFGQIFRPDNFVFGQSGAGNNWAKGHYTEGAELVDSVLDVVRKESESCDCLQGFQLTHSLGGGTGSGMGTLLISKIREEYPDRIMNTFSVMPSPKVSDTVVEPYNATLSVHQLVENTDETYSIDNEALYDICFRTLKLTTPTYGDLNHLVSATMSGVTTCLRFPGQLNADLRKLAVNMVPFPRLHFFMPGFAPLTSRGSQQYRALTVPELTQQMFDSKNMMAACDPRHGRYLTVAAIFRGRMSMKEVDEQMLNVQNKNSSYFVEWIPNNVKTAVCDIPPRGLKMSATFIGNSTAIQELFKRISEQFTAMFRRKAFLHWYTGEGMDEMEFTEAESNMNDLVSEYQQYQDATADEQGEFEEEEGEDEA